In Aedes albopictus strain Foshan chromosome 3, AalbF5, whole genome shotgun sequence, the genomic window aatttccagcgacactgccgtaagtttatattcattttttagaaaatttggcaactttgggttaagttaacatacaaaattttttgaaaaagtttcttttaaatcatgttcaaagtttctttgacttattatcttttaaatgaaacctaggattttgaattcggacgcaaattggcggagatatgggcctaaaaaaatgacatgtttttgagggggtgaccccaaacttttgaacgggagtgtatgacccctccggttccaaagggttaaggtgGGTTCCGTTCCATTATATTAATTCTTCATTCTCGAGCGTTCACTATTCTTCACCTAAAAGTAAACTTATTATAGAGAAAACAAATTGTGTAATCTAAGACATCATGAAAACTAACCTCTCCAAAACCTTCCCTCTATTTGTTTTCACACCAGCTGATATCGTGTGTCGCTCTTTTTGCGCCTACTTTGATTGACTCACCGCTCGCTCCGTCTAGACTGGAGGCTGAAGCGTTGCCTacctttcttgagaaattcgcaccTCTAGGCGAATGGGAAAAAGGCAATCCAATTATTTCTAGATGCGATACAGATTCACACAAGAGATACTAACAATTAAAGTCATACCGAGCCCCACGATGATCACGTAATTAACCGCCTTTATTCTTTCTCTCACTTTCAATTTCAGATTGCTGAGGTAGAAACCGGTAGCGCACATATCATGCAACAGCACAATTAAGTCATATCAACTAGGTAGGTGGCAATCCCCTTCGCCGTCGCAGTATCTCGGAGTGGCAAGATGAGCCACGCTCCGTGAAGGGGGATTGATTGCGCATGAGACGACGACGCCGCCTACTTGGATTGTGCGGAGCTGCGATAAGCTATCAAGAAGGGCTAGggaagattctctagaggttAGATTTTAGGAACTTGACGAAGAGGAGGATCAGCACAAAACGCAGTCAAAATGGGACTGATAGGACGGCGGAGATCATCGTTCTTGAAGATAATCGCACTGTTGGCGGTGGTGTGGTTTATGGTGGTGTTTGTGCTGTACTCAGATGATGGAAGTGGAGGAAGCAGCAGCAGAGGGGGTGGTCCTAGTGGAGCAGGAGGAGAGAGTGCGTTTGAGGCGCCTAGAAGGTTACCTTTGCAAGGTATTAGAGATAAGTTCAATCAGTTTATCATCGATGCACGAGAGGATGCTAACAAGGATGAGTTGAGTCAAGATGGGGTGGATTTGGATGTGGATAATGAAATTGGCGGAGGAGTGGATGTGCCGTACAAGACGATAGAGGAAAAGCGTAAGATTCCACCTAAGAGTAGGAAACGAAACGAGAACAAGCAAGAGTACGAAGGAGTGATTGCGCCACCGCATGAAGACAGTCCAGACTCGCCGGGTGCCATGGGTAAACCTGTCGTGCTGCCAAAGGACATGTCTCCGGAGATGAAGAAAGCCGTCGACGACGGGTGGTCCAAGAATGCGTTCAACCAGTATGCAGCTGATCTGATCTCAATTCGGCGAAGTCTTCCGGATCCACGGGATGCCTGGTGTAAGGAACCGGGACGGTACATGACCGATCTTCCGGCCACATCTGTGATCATTTGCTTCCACAACGAGGCCTGGTCGGTGTTGCTGCGAACCGTACACTCGGTACTTGACCGTTCGCCTGAGCATCTAGTCAAAGAAGTCATCCTGGTAGATGACTTCTCCGATATGCGTAAGTTATCTTTTGTTTTCTCAAGAATCTTTTAATTTCACGATCGTATGATTCTTTCAGCACACACCCAAAAACAACTAGAAGACTACTTTGAGGCGTACCCCAGGGTGAAGATCATCCGAGCGCCCAAGCGAGAAGGACTGATTAGAGCACGGTTGCTGGGCGCGCGCTACGCCACCGCACCCGTACTGACCTACTTGGATTCGCATTGCGAGTGTACTACTGGTAGAGCGCACTGAATAAACCAAGTAAACCTATGATACTAAACAGAATTTTCTTCCACAGGATGGTTGGAACCGTTGTTGGATCGTATTGCGCGGAACTCCACGACCGTGGTTTGTCCTGTTATCGACGTCATCGATGACAACACGATGGAGTACCACTACCGAGACTCGGGTGGTGTCAATGTAGGCGGTTTCGACTGGAATCTGCAGTTCAATTGGCACGCTGTGCCAGATCGGGAGAAGAAGAGGCACAAGGTGGGT contains:
- the LOC109425837 gene encoding putative polypeptide N-acetylgalactosaminyltransferase 9 isoform X2, with the translated sequence MGLIGRRRSSFLKIIALLAVVWFMVVFVLYSDDGSGGSSSRGGGPSGAGGESAFEAPRRLPLQGIRDKFNQFIIDAREDANKDELSQDGVDLDVDNEIGGGVDVPYKTIEEKRKIPPKSRKRNENKQEYEGVIAPPHEDSPDSPGAMGKPVVLPKDMSPEMKKAVDDGWSKNAFNQYAADLISIRRSLPDPRDAWCKEPGRYMTDLPATSVIICFHNEAWSVLLRTVHSVLDRSPEHLVKEVILVDDFSDMPHTQKQLEDYFEAYPRVKIIRAPKREGLIRARLLGARYATAPVLTYLDSHCECTTGWLEPLLDRIARNSTTVVCPVIDVIDDNTMEYHYRDSGGVNVGGFDWNLQFNWHAVPDREKKRHKSTAEPVWSPTMAGGLFSIDKEFFERLGTYDSGFDIWGGENLELSFKTWMCGGTLEIVPCSHVGHIFRKRSPYKWRTGVNVIKRNSVRLAEVWLDEYAKYYYQRIGNDKGDYGDVTERRQLRDNLGCKPFRWYLDNIFPELFIPGEAVASGEVRNMGYGNRTCLDAPGGKKNLRKPVGLYPCHNQGGNQYWMLSKTGEIRRDEACLDYAGQDVILYPCHGSKGNQYWNYSPDSHLLRHGSSDKCLAINESKQKLIMADCDSSVEAQKWQFQNYDRSKL
- the LOC109425837 gene encoding putative polypeptide N-acetylgalactosaminyltransferase 9 isoform X1, which codes for MGLIGRRRSSFLKIIALLAVVWFMVVFVLYSDDGSGGSSSRGGGPSGAGGESAFEAPRRLPLQGIRDKFNQFIIDAREDANKDELSQDGVDLDVDNEIGGGVDVPYKTIEEKRKIPPKSRKRNENKQEYEGVIAPPHEDSPDSPGAMGKPVVLPKDMSPEMKKAVDDGWSKNAFNQYAADLISIRRSLPDPRDAWCKEPGRYMTDLPATSVIICFHNEAWSVLLRTVHSVLDRSPEHLVKEVILVDDFSDMPHTQKQLEDYFEAYPRVKIIRAPKREGLIRARLLGARYATAPVLTYLDSHCECTTGWLEPLLDRIARNSTTVVCPVIDVIDDNTMEYHYRDSGGVNVGGFDWNLQFNWHAVPDREKKRHKSTAEPVWSPTMAGGLFSIDKEFFERLGTYDSGFDIWGGENLELSFKTWMCGGTLEIVPCSHVGHIFRKRSPYKWRTGVNVIKRNSVRLAEVWLDEYAKYYYQRIGNDKGDYGDVTERRQLRDNLGCKPFRWYLDNIFPELFIPGEAVASGEVANPWSGLCIDSAAKPEDMHTPLGVWPCHQAGGNQGWSHTLDITSTQYWMLSKTGEIRRDEACLDYAGQDVILYPCHGSKGNQYWNYSPDSHLLRHGSSDKCLAINESKQKLIMADCDSSVEAQKWQFQNYDRSKL
- the LOC109425837 gene encoding putative polypeptide N-acetylgalactosaminyltransferase 9 isoform X3, producing MGLIGRRRSSFLKIIALLAVVWFMVVFVLYSDDGSGGSSSRGGGPSGAGGESAFEAPRRLPLQGIRDKFNQFIIDAREDANKDELSQDGVDLDVDNEIGGGVDVPYKTIEEKRKIPPKSRKRNENKQEYEGVIAPPHEDSPDSPGAMGKPVVLPKDMSPEMKKAVDDGWSKNAFNQYAADLISIRRSLPDPRDAWCKEPGRYMTDLPATSVIICFHNEAWSVLLRTVHSVLDRSPEHLVKEVILVDDFSDMPHTQKQLEDYFEAYPRVKIIRAPKREGLIRARLLGARYATAPVLTYLDSHCECTTGWLEPLLDRIARNSTTVVCPVIDVIDDNTMEYHYRDSGGVNVGGFDWNLQFNWHAVPDREKKRHKSTAEPVWSPTMAGGLFSIDKEFFERLGTYDSGFDIWGGENLELSFKTWMCGGTLEIVPCSHVGHIFRKRSPYKWRTGVNVIKRNSVRLAEVWLDEYAKYYYQRIGNDKGDYGDVTERRQLRDNLGCKPFRWYLDNIFPELFIPGEAVASGEVANPWSGLCIDSAAKPEDMHTPLGVWPCHQAGGNQYWMLSKTGEIRRDEACLDYAGQDVILYPCHGSKGNQYWNYSPDSHLLRHGSSDKCLAINESKQKLIMADCDSSVEAQKWQFQNYDRSKL